From the Candidatus Eremiobacteraceae bacterium genome, one window contains:
- the ppk1 gene encoding polyphosphate kinase 1, with translation MPNNLNRELSWLDFNARVLSLAEDPRVPLLERARFLAICSQNLDEFFQVRVGGLKAQLSAGEGATSAAGLTPQSQLSDIRPRVEELVARSAQAFDGSIVPALADSGVSIVAYDALDMAERDYVATLFADQIFPVLTPLAVDPAHPFPYISNLSLNLAVVIAAEGREPRIARIKVPGSLPRFIPLLGAKTGGRFVPIEQVIKAHLDTLFTGMEVAGAYFFRVTRNADIALEDEAEDLLAAVEEVLRLRRRSPHAVRLEIDATMPTTVRDLLLDELDLEPEDVYVVPGTLDLSSLWSMYALRRPELKFDPWIPVTPPRLVSTDPDRPTDFFRVLMGGDILLHHPYDSFAASLEAFIDQAARDPQVMAIKQTIYRTSGGESRIVKSLVRAAESGKQVVVVVEVTARFDEAANIAWARALEEAGAHVVYGIVGFKTHAKLLLVVRREEGGLRRYTHASTGNYNPKTAELYEDVGLLSADLALGADVAEVFNYLTGYSKQSEYDRLLVSPVGLRRKLLELIAAQANPTGEIVIKVNHLVDPEVIGALEAASQAGAKIDLIVRGMCCLRPGVPDVSDRIRVRSIVGRFLEHSRIYRFGPPGNGAAYFIGSADLMTRNLDRRVESLVPVNDIALQSRLEDILNVNLTYDALAWTLEANGRWRKLISDDTASQRRFQELALARAQRQAEPVA, from the coding sequence TTGCCTAATAATCTGAACCGCGAGCTCTCATGGCTCGACTTCAATGCCCGGGTGCTCTCACTAGCGGAGGATCCGCGTGTACCGCTGCTCGAGCGCGCCCGCTTTCTCGCGATTTGCAGTCAGAATCTGGATGAATTCTTTCAGGTTCGCGTGGGCGGCCTCAAAGCGCAATTGAGCGCCGGCGAGGGCGCCACGTCGGCAGCGGGACTCACACCGCAATCACAGTTGAGCGACATCCGCCCGCGCGTCGAAGAACTCGTTGCGCGGTCAGCACAGGCGTTCGACGGTTCGATCGTGCCGGCGCTTGCCGACTCTGGCGTTTCGATCGTTGCGTACGACGCGCTCGATATGGCGGAGCGCGACTACGTGGCCACCCTCTTCGCCGATCAGATATTCCCGGTGCTCACGCCGCTTGCGGTGGACCCCGCGCATCCGTTTCCCTACATCTCCAACCTCTCGCTGAATCTCGCTGTGGTCATCGCCGCCGAAGGCCGCGAGCCGCGCATCGCGCGGATCAAAGTGCCAGGCTCGTTGCCGCGCTTCATTCCTCTGCTCGGTGCCAAGACCGGCGGGCGATTCGTGCCGATCGAGCAAGTGATCAAGGCGCACCTCGACACGCTCTTCACCGGCATGGAGGTGGCGGGCGCGTACTTCTTCCGCGTCACGCGAAACGCCGACATCGCACTCGAGGACGAAGCCGAAGATCTGCTTGCGGCGGTTGAGGAGGTTTTGCGATTGCGCCGGCGCTCGCCGCACGCGGTGCGGTTGGAGATCGACGCGACCATGCCGACCACCGTACGCGATCTTCTGCTCGACGAACTCGACTTGGAGCCCGAAGACGTGTACGTCGTGCCGGGCACGCTCGATCTTTCGTCGCTGTGGAGCATGTACGCGCTGCGCCGGCCCGAGCTTAAATTCGATCCGTGGATTCCGGTCACGCCGCCGCGGCTTGTGTCCACCGATCCAGACCGCCCCACCGATTTCTTCCGCGTGCTCATGGGCGGCGACATCCTGCTGCACCATCCCTACGATTCGTTTGCAGCATCGCTCGAAGCGTTTATCGATCAGGCCGCGCGCGATCCGCAAGTGATGGCCATCAAGCAGACCATTTATCGCACGTCCGGCGGCGAGAGCCGGATCGTGAAGTCGTTGGTGCGCGCCGCCGAATCCGGCAAGCAGGTCGTGGTAGTGGTGGAAGTGACCGCGCGCTTCGACGAAGCCGCGAACATCGCGTGGGCGCGCGCCCTCGAAGAAGCCGGCGCGCACGTGGTCTATGGCATCGTCGGTTTCAAGACGCACGCGAAGCTGTTGCTCGTGGTGCGGCGCGAAGAGGGCGGGCTGCGAAGATACACGCACGCGAGCACCGGCAACTACAACCCGAAAACAGCGGAGCTGTACGAAGACGTTGGTTTGCTTTCCGCGGATCTCGCTTTGGGCGCCGACGTGGCCGAAGTCTTCAACTATCTCACCGGCTACAGCAAGCAGAGCGAATACGACCGGCTGCTCGTGTCACCGGTGGGCCTGCGGCGCAAGCTCCTCGAGCTCATAGCCGCTCAAGCCAATCCGACCGGCGAGATCGTGATCAAAGTCAACCACCTCGTGGACCCCGAAGTCATCGGCGCGCTCGAAGCGGCATCGCAGGCGGGCGCGAAGATCGATCTCATCGTGCGCGGCATGTGCTGTCTGCGGCCCGGCGTGCCCGACGTCTCCGATCGTATCCGCGTGCGCTCCATCGTCGGCCGCTTCCTCGAACACTCGCGCATTTACCGTTTCGGTCCGCCGGGCAACGGCGCCGCGTACTTCATCGGATCGGCGGATCTCATGACGCGCAATCTCGATCGCCGGGTGGAGTCGCTCGTGCCGGTGAACGACATCGCGCTTCAGTCGCGGCTCGAAGACATCTTGAACGTCAATCTCACTTACGACGCGCTCGCCTGGACGCTCGAGGCGAATGGCCGATGGCGCAAGCTCATTTCCGACGACACCGCCAGCCAGCGCCGCTTCCAAGAACTCGCGCTTGCGCGTGCCCAGCGGCAGGCGGAACCCGTTGCCTGA